In a single window of the Gemmatimonadota bacterium genome:
- a CDS encoding sigma-70 family RNA polymerase sigma factor, which produces MTRALTMDAMTLPNADSVIALAKQGDPVALETLYRAYSTPAYNLARRICRTTEDAEDVLQETFFEVCRSIRNYRGDGSIWGWIRTVTSSKALMRLRRNKYRVTDDLHDDLAPARGASVALKMDLEAALERLSDTARAVVWLHDVEGFTHEEIATQMGKTASFSKSQLARAHQRLRVWLGEESLA; this is translated from the coding sequence ATGACACGAGCCCTGACGATGGATGCGATGACCCTTCCGAACGCCGACTCGGTGATCGCCCTCGCGAAGCAAGGCGACCCGGTCGCGCTGGAGACCCTGTACCGGGCCTACAGCACCCCGGCGTACAACCTCGCCCGGCGGATCTGCCGCACGACCGAGGATGCCGAGGATGTCCTGCAAGAGACCTTCTTCGAGGTCTGTCGTAGCATTCGCAACTACCGTGGTGATGGCTCCATCTGGGGCTGGATCCGCACCGTGACCTCCTCCAAGGCGCTGATGCGCCTCCGGCGGAACAAGTACCGCGTCACCGACGACCTCCACGACGACCTGGCCCCCGCCCGGGGGGCCTCAGTGGCCCTCAAGATGGACCTCGAGGCCGCCCTGGAACGGCTGAGCGACACCGCTCGCGCCGTCGTCTGGCTGCACGACGTGGAGGGTTTCACCCATGAGGAGATCGCCACCCAGATGGGGAAGACGGCGTCCTTCTCGAAGTCCCAGTTGGCCCGGGCGCATCAGCGCCTCCGGGTCTGGCTGGGCGAGGAGTCCCTGGCATGA
- a CDS encoding ferritin, with the protein MVSPKLQDALNAQINLELASSYSYLAMAAYFDANSLPGMSSWMRVQSEEERVHAMKIYDHMGDRGGQVVLQAIAAPDHEFASPLAVFQSALHHEQVVTRSINALYALAVVENDYPAQVMLQWFINEQVEEEKNAMTAIDQLKMAAGNPSAILMLDQLFGARTAEPAGGETT; encoded by the coding sequence ATGGTGTCCCCGAAGCTGCAAGACGCCCTGAACGCCCAGATCAACCTCGAACTCGCCTCGTCCTATTCCTACCTGGCGATGGCGGCCTACTTCGACGCCAACTCGCTTCCCGGGATGTCGAGCTGGATGCGGGTGCAGTCCGAGGAGGAGCGGGTCCACGCCATGAAGATCTATGACCACATGGGCGACCGTGGCGGCCAGGTGGTGCTGCAGGCGATTGCGGCCCCCGACCACGAATTCGCCTCCCCACTGGCGGTCTTCCAATCGGCGCTTCATCATGAGCAGGTGGTCACCCGCTCGATCAACGCCCTCTACGCCCTGGCCGTCGTGGAGAATGACTACCCGGCCCAGGTGATGCTGCAGTGGTTCATCAATGAGCAGGTCGAGGAAGAGAAGAACGCGATGACCGCGATCGATCAGCTCAAGATGGCAGCCGGCAATCCGTCGGCGATTCTGATGCTGGACCAACTCTTTGGCGCGCGGACGGCGGAGCCGGCCGGCGGGGAGACGACCTGA
- a CDS encoding tRNA-binding protein: protein MADALSFDDFLAVDIRVGRILTAALNAKALKPAYVLTIDFGAELGIKSSSAQLTVHYTPEQLVGRLVVAVVNFAPKRIAGVKSEVLVLGVPDAEGAVVLLEPTHGVPLGGRMF from the coding sequence ATGGCAGATGCGCTCTCCTTCGACGACTTCCTCGCGGTCGACATCCGGGTCGGCCGCATCCTCACCGCCGCACTGAATGCCAAGGCGCTGAAGCCGGCGTACGTCCTCACCATCGACTTCGGTGCCGAGCTCGGCATCAAGAGCTCCAGCGCCCAGCTCACCGTGCACTACACGCCGGAGCAACTGGTGGGGCGACTCGTCGTGGCGGTCGTGAACTTCGCGCCGAAACGCATCGCCGGCGTCAAGAGCGAGGTGCTGGTGCTCGGTGTTCCGGACGCCGAGGGCGCGGTCGTGCTGCTCGAACCGACGCACGGGGTGCCGCTCGGGGGGAGGATGTTCTAG
- a CDS encoding leucine--tRNA ligase, protein MSEPDKYLPEAIETKWRERWAAERTNEPDLDRAERPFYNLMMFPYPSAEGLHVGNLFAFTGADVFGRFKRMQGYQVFEPIGFDAFGIHSENFAIKVGVHPAELIPRNIANFTRQLTRMGGMFPWRNVLSTTEPSYYKWTQWVFLQLYKQGLAYKKNGAVNWCPSCKTVLSNEQVIAGACERCGTIVEQRVLEQWYFRITDYAERLLNNLDDPTKMDWSDTTVMAQKNWLGRSHGAEVTFRASDPSSSGITVYTTRPDTLFGATFLVLAPEHPLVDALTTDAQRGAVEAYRAQAAAQDVVTRKVGDKEKTGVFTGSTALNPATGAQVQVWIADYVLMDYGTGAIMAVPGHDERDFAFATKFALPIVRVIAGPGDDAGTPLEAAYTGVDADSRMVNSREFDGRTPMDTKAAITSWLASRGSGKETVQYRLYDWCISRQRYWGPPIPIIYCDDCGPVPVPEADLPVVLPAIDDFRPDDSGVSPLARHAEWYFVPCPTCGKQGRRETDVSDTFLDSAWYFLRYPSSELTDRPFDLERTKKWLPVASYIGGNEHAVLHLLYSRFITMVLHDAGMLDFEEPFRKFRAHGLIVKDGAKMSKSRGNVVVPDQYIDKWGADTFRTYLMFLGPFQEGGDFRDAGISGPRRFLDKVWDLVTLATDPDCKDAEIRREVLIKWHQVKQRVAEEIEQLRYNTAIAALMELVNVLRDQNCAERTLVSELVQMTAPFAPHFAEECWERLGHKTTIFDSTWPNYDPALTIEDTITVAVQVNGKTRGSVTIARGADEAAVRAAAEADPAVAKYLAGEIKKVIWVPGRMLSFVVAG, encoded by the coding sequence ATGTCCGAGCCCGACAAGTACCTGCCCGAAGCGATCGAGACCAAGTGGCGTGAGCGGTGGGCGGCTGAGCGCACCAATGAGCCGGATCTCGACCGCGCCGAGCGGCCCTTCTACAATCTGATGATGTTCCCCTATCCGTCGGCCGAAGGGCTGCACGTGGGGAATCTCTTCGCGTTCACGGGCGCCGATGTCTTCGGCCGGTTCAAGCGGATGCAGGGCTACCAGGTGTTCGAGCCGATCGGCTTCGACGCCTTCGGGATCCATTCCGAGAACTTCGCCATCAAGGTTGGGGTGCACCCGGCCGAGTTGATTCCGCGCAACATCGCCAACTTCACCCGCCAGCTGACGCGGATGGGGGGGATGTTCCCGTGGCGGAACGTCCTGTCGACCACCGAGCCGTCCTACTACAAGTGGACCCAGTGGGTCTTCCTGCAGCTCTACAAGCAGGGGCTCGCCTACAAGAAGAACGGCGCGGTCAACTGGTGCCCGAGCTGCAAGACGGTGCTCTCCAACGAGCAGGTGATTGCCGGGGCCTGCGAGCGTTGCGGCACCATCGTGGAACAGCGCGTCCTGGAACAGTGGTACTTCCGGATCACCGACTACGCCGAGCGGTTGCTGAACAACCTCGATGATCCGACCAAGATGGATTGGTCGGACACCACGGTCATGGCGCAGAAGAACTGGCTCGGCCGCTCGCACGGCGCCGAGGTCACCTTCCGCGCCAGCGATCCGTCGAGCTCGGGGATCACCGTCTACACCACGCGCCCCGACACGCTCTTCGGTGCGACCTTCCTCGTGCTCGCTCCCGAGCATCCGTTGGTCGACGCACTCACCACCGACGCGCAGCGCGGCGCGGTCGAGGCGTATCGGGCCCAGGCGGCGGCGCAGGATGTGGTGACGCGGAAGGTCGGCGACAAGGAGAAGACCGGGGTCTTCACCGGCAGCACTGCGCTGAACCCGGCGACCGGCGCGCAGGTCCAGGTGTGGATCGCCGACTACGTGTTGATGGACTACGGCACGGGCGCCATCATGGCGGTCCCCGGGCACGACGAGCGCGACTTTGCGTTCGCCACCAAGTTCGCGCTGCCGATTGTCCGCGTCATCGCCGGCCCTGGCGACGATGCCGGGACGCCGCTCGAGGCCGCGTATACCGGCGTTGATGCCGACAGCCGGATGGTGAATTCGCGCGAGTTCGACGGGCGCACGCCGATGGACACCAAGGCGGCGATCACCTCGTGGCTCGCGTCGCGCGGCAGTGGGAAGGAGACGGTGCAGTATCGCCTCTACGATTGGTGCATCTCGCGCCAGCGGTATTGGGGCCCGCCGATCCCGATCATCTACTGCGACGACTGCGGCCCGGTGCCGGTGCCCGAGGCCGACCTGCCGGTGGTGTTGCCGGCGATCGACGACTTCCGTCCCGATGACTCGGGGGTGTCGCCGCTGGCGCGCCATGCCGAGTGGTACTTCGTCCCCTGCCCCACCTGCGGCAAGCAGGGGCGACGGGAGACGGACGTCTCCGACACCTTCCTCGACTCGGCGTGGTATTTCCTGCGCTACCCGAGCAGCGAGCTGACCGATCGGCCGTTCGACCTGGAGCGCACGAAGAAGTGGTTGCCGGTCGCGAGCTACATCGGCGGGAACGAGCATGCCGTGCTCCACCTGCTCTACTCGCGCTTCATCACCATGGTGCTGCACGACGCCGGAATGCTCGACTTCGAGGAGCCGTTCCGGAAGTTCCGCGCGCACGGCCTGATCGTGAAGGACGGCGCCAAGATGTCGAAGTCACGGGGCAACGTCGTCGTCCCCGACCAGTACATCGACAAGTGGGGTGCGGACACCTTCCGTACCTACCTGATGTTCCTCGGCCCCTTCCAGGAAGGCGGCGACTTCCGCGACGCCGGCATCTCGGGGCCGCGCCGTTTCCTCGACAAGGTCTGGGACCTGGTCACGCTGGCGACCGATCCGGACTGCAAGGACGCCGAGATTCGCCGCGAGGTCCTGATCAAGTGGCACCAGGTCAAGCAGCGCGTGGCCGAGGAGATCGAGCAGCTTCGCTACAACACCGCGATCGCGGCGCTGATGGAACTGGTGAACGTCCTTCGCGACCAGAACTGCGCCGAGCGCACCCTGGTGAGCGAATTGGTGCAGATGACCGCGCCGTTCGCGCCGCACTTCGCCGAAGAGTGCTGGGAACGCCTCGGCCACAAGACCACGATCTTCGACTCGACCTGGCCGAACTACGACCCGGCGCTGACGATTGAAGACACCATCACCGTCGCCGTGCAGGTGAACGGCAAGACGCGCGGCAGCGTGACGATCGCGCGCGGTGCCGACGAGGCGGCGGTGCGCGCGGCCGCCGAGGCCGATCCGGCGGTGGCGAAGTACCTCGCCGGCGAAATCAAGAAGGTGATCTGGGTGCCGGGGCGGATGCTGTCGTTTGTGGTGGCGGGCTGA
- a CDS encoding DUF502 domain-containing protein has translation MLRFVARNFVRGVAITLPVVLTVYVAWQAVSWVDGWLGLAIPGVGLLVVMAMITIIGALATNVVTRAALATLDQLFERLPLFRLLYSAAKDLMGAFVGNKRRFNKAVRVQPDPKLDLWFLGFVTADDVARLGLPGHVAVYLPQSYNIAGNLVLVPADRVVTIEGDSSDVMSFIVSGGVTGGGSQTDAHPATLVR, from the coding sequence ATGCTTCGCTTTGTCGCGCGCAACTTTGTGCGCGGCGTGGCGATCACCCTGCCGGTGGTGCTGACGGTCTATGTGGCCTGGCAGGCGGTATCGTGGGTCGATGGCTGGCTCGGCCTCGCCATTCCTGGTGTCGGGCTGCTGGTGGTGATGGCGATGATCACCATCATCGGTGCTCTGGCGACCAACGTCGTCACCCGCGCCGCGCTCGCGACCCTCGACCAGCTTTTCGAGCGGCTACCGCTCTTCCGCCTGCTCTACTCCGCGGCGAAGGACCTGATGGGCGCCTTTGTCGGCAACAAGCGTCGCTTCAACAAGGCGGTGCGGGTCCAACCCGACCCGAAGCTCGACCTCTGGTTCCTCGGCTTCGTCACCGCCGACGACGTGGCGCGGCTGGGCTTGCCCGGCCACGTGGCCGTTTACCTCCCGCAGTCCTATAACATCGCGGGCAACCTCGTCCTCGTCCCTGCCGATCGGGTCGTGACGATCGAAGGCGACTCCTCCGACGTGATGAGCTTCATCGTGTCCGGCGGCGTCACTGGTGGCGGATCCCAGACCGACGCGCACCCGGCAACATTGGTCCGCTGA
- a CDS encoding alanine--glyoxylate aminotransferase family protein: MTTTGRFFLPGPVEVHPDVAQAMVHPAIGHRSAAAEAMLARVQHGLGDILQSRRPVMTVTGSATAMMEAAIRAGVEERILCVITGHFSERFARIAERCDKEVIRLHVPHGEALEPELLALALDGPPVDAVSLVHVETSTGVVQPVSELLRLLRTLGNIVTIVDGVSSVGGMVVDPDRWGADFFLGTTQKALGVPTGVAFAVASERFLRRADAVEGRGLYLDPVSLHADAVAGRFPQTPSLPVVHALDAQLARIAVEGLAARYGRHQAMRARVEEWVAGHGRCHFMAPPGRRADTVSALRLRQGRSADDLVRTLDGLGWQIATGKGEERDTVIRIGHMGDRTLAELDALLAVLEPRL; the protein is encoded by the coding sequence GTGACCACCACCGGGCGCTTCTTCCTACCCGGACCGGTCGAGGTCCATCCGGACGTCGCGCAGGCGATGGTGCACCCCGCGATCGGGCACCGTTCGGCGGCCGCCGAGGCGATGCTGGCGCGCGTGCAGCACGGGCTTGGCGACATCCTGCAGAGCCGGCGGCCGGTGATGACGGTGACCGGCTCGGCGACCGCGATGATGGAAGCCGCCATCCGCGCCGGAGTCGAGGAGCGGATCCTCTGCGTCATCACCGGCCACTTCTCGGAGCGCTTCGCGCGGATCGCGGAGCGCTGTGACAAAGAGGTGATCAGGCTGCATGTGCCCCATGGCGAGGCGCTCGAGCCGGAACTCCTTGCCCTCGCACTCGACGGGCCGCCGGTCGACGCCGTGTCGCTCGTCCACGTGGAGACGTCGACCGGTGTGGTGCAGCCGGTCAGCGAGCTGCTGCGACTGTTGCGGACGCTCGGCAACATCGTCACCATCGTCGACGGCGTCTCGTCGGTGGGCGGCATGGTGGTCGATCCCGACCGCTGGGGCGCCGACTTCTTCCTCGGCACCACCCAGAAGGCCCTCGGCGTCCCGACCGGTGTGGCCTTCGCGGTGGCCTCGGAGCGCTTCCTGCGACGCGCCGACGCCGTGGAGGGACGCGGCCTCTATCTTGATCCGGTGTCGTTGCATGCGGACGCGGTGGCCGGGCGCTTTCCCCAGACGCCGTCGCTGCCGGTCGTCCACGCACTGGATGCGCAGCTGGCGCGTATCGCCGTCGAAGGTCTCGCGGCACGATACGGGCGCCATCAGGCGATGCGTGCGCGCGTCGAGGAGTGGGTGGCCGGCCATGGTCGCTGCCACTTCATGGCCCCACCCGGACGACGCGCCGACACCGTCTCCGCGCTCCGCCTCCGCCAGGGAAGGAGCGCCGACGACCTGGTCCGCACCCTGGATGGGCTGGGCTGGCAAATCGCCACCGGGAAGGGCGAGGAGCGCGACACCGTCATCCGCATCGGACACATGGGCGACCGCACCCTCGCGGAGCTTGACGCCCTCCTTGCCGTTCTCGAGCCGAGGCTCTGA
- a CDS encoding cysteine hydrolase, which translates to MTEIYWDVDTQHDFIAADGLLAVPGAESVLPVLARLTQHAHAHGIRIVATADDHDLGHAEISRVPDWKTTYPPHCMRGTAGQLKVVETTLRAPLSVHAVPHDADALAAAVRAHEGDILILKPGTDVFRWNPNAATVLAALAPTRIVVYGVATDVCVVAAVDGLRRLAPDADLIVVRDAVAALDAGHGRALLSEWATRGIQVMTCEQLLA; encoded by the coding sequence ATGACCGAGATCTACTGGGACGTCGACACCCAACACGACTTCATTGCCGCCGACGGTCTCCTCGCCGTCCCCGGAGCGGAGTCGGTGTTGCCGGTCCTCGCGCGGCTGACGCAGCACGCGCACGCCCACGGGATCCGCATCGTGGCCACCGCCGATGACCACGACCTGGGGCATGCCGAGATCAGCCGCGTCCCGGACTGGAAGACGACCTACCCACCGCACTGCATGCGCGGCACCGCCGGGCAATTGAAGGTGGTGGAGACCACGCTCCGCGCGCCGCTCAGCGTGCATGCCGTGCCGCATGACGCCGACGCGCTGGCGGCGGCAGTCCGCGCGCACGAGGGCGACATCCTGATCCTCAAGCCGGGCACCGATGTCTTCCGCTGGAATCCGAACGCCGCGACGGTGCTCGCCGCGTTGGCGCCGACTCGCATCGTGGTGTACGGCGTGGCGACGGACGTCTGCGTCGTCGCGGCCGTCGATGGACTCCGACGACTCGCCCCCGATGCCGACCTGATCGTGGTGAGGGACGCCGTCGCGGCGCTGGATGCGGGGCACGGTCGCGCGTTGCTGTCGGAATGGGCGACCCGCGGCATCCAGGTCATGACCTGCGAGCAACTGCTGGCGTGA
- a CDS encoding quinolinate phosphoribosyl transferase — MTPPHRPRLDPAIFNLPVEKMRAGYYSDKYFVRARDILLNDDYSPRVTVQVFGKSEAFLGGIDEAIAILKLCSDNWQGMTVRALHDGDAIVPWEVVLEIEGAYADFAHLETLYLGVLARRTRVGTNTRRVVEAAHPKDVMFFPARHDHWLVQTGDGYAAHIAGAIGVSTDAQASWWGSEGVGTVPHGLIAAYGGDTVLAARKFLEHMSDDIRLVSLVDFENDCVGTSLALANALGSSLFGVRLDTSEMLVDRSMIPQMGRVKPTGVTPQLVHNVRDALDAAGHQHVRIIVSGGFTVEKIREFEQLGVPVDSYGVGSSLFQGRFDFTADVVRVDGTPCAKVGREWRENPRLSVVE, encoded by the coding sequence ATGACCCCTCCTCACCGCCCCCGCCTCGACCCGGCGATCTTCAATCTCCCGGTCGAGAAGATGCGGGCCGGCTACTACTCCGACAAATACTTCGTTCGCGCGCGCGACATCCTGCTGAACGACGACTACTCCCCCCGCGTGACCGTCCAGGTCTTCGGCAAGAGCGAAGCGTTTCTCGGCGGGATCGACGAGGCGATCGCCATCCTCAAGCTCTGCAGCGACAACTGGCAGGGGATGACGGTGCGCGCCCTGCATGACGGCGATGCCATCGTCCCCTGGGAAGTGGTGCTCGAGATCGAGGGCGCGTACGCCGACTTCGCTCACCTTGAGACGCTCTACCTCGGCGTGCTCGCACGACGCACCCGCGTCGGCACCAACACGCGCCGGGTGGTCGAGGCCGCCCACCCCAAGGACGTGATGTTCTTCCCGGCGCGCCACGACCACTGGCTGGTGCAGACCGGTGACGGCTACGCGGCGCATATCGCCGGCGCCATCGGGGTCTCGACCGATGCCCAGGCGTCGTGGTGGGGCAGCGAGGGAGTCGGCACCGTCCCGCACGGATTGATCGCGGCGTACGGCGGCGACACGGTCCTCGCCGCGCGGAAGTTCCTCGAGCACATGAGTGACGACATCCGCCTCGTCTCCCTGGTCGATTTCGAGAACGACTGCGTCGGTACCTCGCTCGCCCTCGCCAACGCCCTCGGCTCCAGCCTCTTCGGCGTCCGGCTCGACACCAGCGAGATGCTGGTCGATCGCTCCATGATTCCGCAGATGGGACGCGTCAAGCCGACCGGAGTCACCCCGCAGCTGGTGCACAACGTCCGGGATGCCCTCGATGCGGCCGGCCACCAGCACGTGCGCATCATCGTCTCCGGCGGCTTCACGGTCGAGAAGATCCGTGAGTTCGAGCAGCTCGGCGTCCCCGTCGACAGCTACGGCGTCGGCTCGTCGCTCTTCCAGGGGCGCTTCGACTTCACCGCCGATGTGGTGCGAGTGGATGGCACGCCGTGCGCGAAGGTGGGGCGGGAGTGGCGGGAGAATCCGCGGTTGTCGGTGGTGGAGTGA
- a CDS encoding N(4)-(beta-N-acetylglucosaminyl)-L-asparaginase — MSDTPLSRRTFLGTAGAVVAGTALTPKQVVAAPAILRSRFAAPVAIASSNGLRGVARAVELVLKGTDTLDAGIEGVKIQELDPSDQSVGYGGLPNEEGVVQLDASCMHGPTKRAGAVGALEGIKTPSEIARLVMKYTPHILLVGKDAQRFAQSFGYQIEDLLTPQSREAWLRWRASRGTSDNWLDPKPGEKMAHTTGTINMNVVNAAGDISSVTTTSGLSWKVPGRCGDSPIVGAGQYTDNAIGAAGSTGLGEMNIMTCGGFLTVEFMRQGMSPTDAALATLKRVVAMTPPSLLDERGRPKYQIQFYAVNKKGQYGAAAMTASPFAVCDEKGARIEQCATLYS, encoded by the coding sequence ATGTCCGATACCCCGCTCTCCCGCCGCACCTTCCTCGGCACCGCTGGCGCCGTGGTCGCCGGGACGGCCCTGACGCCGAAGCAGGTCGTGGCCGCGCCGGCGATTCTGCGGAGCCGCTTCGCTGCTCCGGTCGCGATTGCGTCGTCCAACGGATTGCGCGGGGTGGCGCGTGCGGTCGAATTGGTGCTGAAGGGGACCGACACGCTTGATGCCGGCATCGAAGGGGTGAAGATCCAGGAGCTCGATCCTTCGGACCAGTCGGTGGGCTACGGCGGATTGCCCAACGAGGAGGGCGTGGTGCAGCTCGATGCCTCGTGCATGCATGGCCCCACCAAGCGTGCGGGGGCCGTGGGCGCGCTCGAGGGGATCAAGACGCCGAGCGAGATCGCGCGACTGGTGATGAAGTACACGCCGCACATCCTGCTCGTCGGCAAGGACGCGCAGCGCTTTGCCCAGTCGTTCGGCTATCAGATCGAGGATCTCCTCACGCCGCAATCGCGTGAGGCGTGGTTGCGGTGGCGCGCCTCGCGCGGGACGAGCGACAACTGGCTCGACCCGAAGCCCGGCGAGAAGATGGCGCACACCACCGGGACGATCAACATGAATGTCGTGAATGCCGCGGGAGACATCTCGTCGGTCACCACCACGAGCGGCCTGTCGTGGAAGGTGCCGGGTCGCTGTGGCGACTCGCCGATCGTCGGTGCCGGGCAGTACACCGACAACGCCATCGGCGCCGCCGGCAGCACCGGCCTCGGCGAGATGAACATCATGACCTGCGGCGGTTTCCTGACGGTCGAGTTCATGCGTCAGGGGATGAGCCCGACCGATGCGGCGCTCGCCACCCTCAAGCGCGTCGTCGCGATGACGCCGCCGAGCCTCCTCGACGAGCGCGGCCGCCCGAAGTACCAGATCCAGTTCTACGCCGTGAACAAGAAGGGGCAGTACGGCGCCGCCGCGATGACGGCGTCGCCGTTTGCGGTCTGTGACGAGAAGGGGGCGCGGATCGAGCAGTGCGCCACGCTCTACTCATGA